The DNA region GTTGTGCTGGATCACCTGGTAATTCAGAGCCCGACTGTCGATGGGGATATCCCCCAGCCTCTTCCACTCACCCCTGGTGGGGCTGTAGGCCTTCACCACAGGGATGTCGCACACACAGATGATCTGCTCTTGAAACACACAGGCCTTGTGCAGCTTGTCTCTCCTGAGCGAGCCGCAGTGGCGCCAGCGGTTCCTCTTGGGATCGTAGCACAGCATCCTCCTTTTGTTCACTACATATAAATGGTCATTCAGAGCCACCACCTGCATTTTACCTAAAGAGTGAGGTAGAGGGGCCACAAACGTCCACTGGTTCCTCTGGACGCTGTAACACTCCACCTCCTTCAGTCTGGCATCCGTCACTGGATTTCTTCCTCCCAACAGGTACACATGTCCATTGAGGTAGCCCATCCCGGAGTGTATCCGCCCCAGAGGCCTCTCTGCCAACTCCTGCCAGCTGTTGAGCACAGGGTTGTACAGCCAGAAGTGTTTAGAGAGGTGGGAGGCCAGGTACAGGTTGTTTTCAGGCGTGGCGCAGGCGATTAAGGACTCCATAGTGGAGCGTTTGTAGTCCTGATTACTGAGATCTTCTAAAGGAGGAGCCATGAAGTACAGATCCTCTGAGTATGGGTCGCAGCACATGATGTTGTCATTGGGCAGGCCAAAGAAGAGAATCATTTCTTTGGCACTCACGCCGATCCTGTGCTTCGGTACATCCAGAGTCGCAGGCATCCCACAGCCATCCTCTGGAGACCTGTTAAAAAATGATGCCAGATACTTCTCAATTAAAGGTCGCGCCATGAGGCTCTCCAGATAACACTTGTCCTTCTCTGTAAACAAGTTCCAGCGCACACACTTAAGCGCTTGTAGTGCATCCTCCTTCTTCTGTGGCGCGTTGGCCTCTATCCACTGCAGGGCAGCAGAACACACCTTCTTTTCACAGTCCACATCCAAAGTgtccagagacagcagctccttcagctgcacAAGGTCCAGCTCACACAGCTCGTCTCCGTTACACACCTGGCTGAAGTTCCTGGCTATGAAAGCTTGCGCGTTCTCCTTCAGTTCGGGATTATCGTAGGTGTCTGCAAACTTCAGGATCCCCACGCAGTTGGAGAGGTCCAGCCTCCTCGTCATGAAACTGGAACAAGCCTTCCTGATGTACTCCAGCTGCAGCATGTTGGCCGCTGCGTACAGCCTCTGGACGTTCCCTTCCGTGATGGTCACCCTGCCCGTGTAGCAGTAATCGATGATGACAGACATGGATTCGGAGTCCACCCCGCGGATGACCACCCTGTCCCGCATGCTCTCGTTCAGGCCCCCGGTGAACATGCTCTTGAAGTAGGGGCTGGCGGCGGCGAGCACGTTGCGGCTGCACAGGAACAGCTGAGCGATGTCGCCCCTGGGCTCCAGGgactcctcctcacactccacTCCGATGGTCACGTCCCCGAGCAGCCGGCAGTCGTACAGCGCCCGGAGCTCGTTCACCAGGCTCCGGGCGTGACTCGAGTCCTCCAGCACCTCCGGACCGCTGAAGCAACTCAACGCCGAAGCCATCGCTTCACCTCCGGCCGCCAAGGTTTCGCTATTTCACGTCGGCGCAGGTCCCGGGAAAGAGCGCGTCATGCGGTCAACATAGTCCCGGGAGACGGAGGGTCTTCGCGCTGGTAATGACACAAATGTCGCGGCGTGAAAATCCCGCATATGTCGAGGATAAATATCACAGATCTATCGGCTGAGCGGGCGCTGAGTGTCTAACACCGACATATTTCTGTCTCCAGATGACCGCAGTGTCGCGTTCACATcacaaaaaacatacaaaccaAATGCAGAGTCTCCGCGACGGCAGCAGCGGGTcgaaaaatgttttcttatgGTTGTTTTGATATGTTTCAGCTGAAGACAGCAGACATCACTCTGAAGAGATAAAAGTGTCAGCTCCTCCAGGGCTGGTACTACGACTTCCGGAAGGACTctacaaaataaaaagcaaccTCACAAAACGTTGGTGCTTAATTTGCTGAATCGAATTATGCTAGCAATTTCACAACATATTAATTATGTTTGACAGTTATTACAAAAAAGTAGACATTGTGTTACTAAAAGTTGTCTAAATAAAAGTTAATCTCTTATTCCGAAGGCAGTTTTGTTTGATTTCCGTTGTGACAGACTGCAAGATCATACAACCTTGATTGTCAGCgttctgagtgtgtgattggtTAATATGTAGGTCAATTCAAGTTTGGTTGAGCAGCACCGATGACCTCAATGTAAActtgatgtttttattatttttaggAAGATAGCtacataaaatacatttaaaacaatGTCAGGCTTGTTTCACTTTTATAAAGGATGATCAGAAGTAAAAACACCAAAATTACAAATATGTATTCAAGGCTCAGTGACTCATTgattttcaatgttttatgGTGGATTTATTCATAAAAACCTATCCTTattaaaagacacttttttttcttcagatttaaAAGTTATTTGTAAATCTTTTGGATTACTCAATAAAAGACATAATAAATTTGGAATTTTAGAAAaccataaacacatttaaattgaTTCCACGTTTACATTTTAGTTGTGACAAAAATAGTAAAGTGAGCGTTATTTCAATTGCAGAAGAGGATTGGGGTTACCTAAAAAGTGTTTGAATTGTGATTCAGAATCACAGAATgaagtcagaattctgacttaTAGACTACAAAATTGGCCTTAATTGTCTTCTGTAGATAAGCAGAAAAATCAAAGTTTGACATTTCTCTGTACTCCAAAGCTTTAATTACTTACAAAACCAAAGGGACACAGGCATACAACTTAACGACAaccattttacattttcaagtaaatCTTCGATTGAGGTCATTGATTTTGCGTAATGCGTCTTGGTTGTGGATAGTCTTGTGGACTGTGATGAGGAAAGGAAATGCAGAGGGAAGTTCCACCCTTCGGCTCAGTTTCTGGTGGCCCCAGTGGAGGCAGCGAAGTCTCTCAGCGAGGTCACGTCTTCCTACTCGTTCTAGTCCGTCTTGCAGCAGTTTGgtcttgttgtgtttgtccCATGACTTCTCATACCTGCAAAAAACAATGAGGAAAATGTGAGGAGCAACCAACCTAACAGTCACtgcaaatcacaaaaaaactaatGTTCTTAAagtataaaactttttaaatagCATCATTTTTGCAggattcaaacaaacaaaatggaaaCACTATGCCAGTCACTACATCAACTATAAAACACAGCTACAGACGCTAGATAACACACATAATTGTACCAGCTTTCCAGCATGGTCCTGGCCTGAGTGGTTTTCTGTAGATGTGGTGTGGAAGCGTCCGATCTCCGCTCTGCTGAAGCCAAGCTCATACGCCAGAACCGTCCATTCGAAACCAAGCTGCTTGGAGATCTCCTGCAGAGTCTTCAGGTTGATTACAGCatcctaaaaacaaacaaatgaccaaatcatttcttttctttaatcaaGCTGTGGCTTTGGGTGCAAACAGTGCACTGAAATTGAAATGTAAACAGTCACACATACCTCTTGAGCTTTGTTGGGCATGATGAAAAAACCCCCCAAATTATCGAATGTAACACTTGAAGGTTTTGTCTTCAGTTGTGTGAACTGATTatgaaataaatatgaaaaaaaatacagtgataGTGCAAGCAGGCTTTCTGTTGTTTACTCTAAGGTACAGCACAGCAGTGAGTGTGGTTTGAGTGTTACTGGGGAGATCCAACATCAACACGCTGTCTTGTTAAACATTAGTCACTTCAGTCCCACTCTTGGGGAGGTGGCAAGTGTGAGCTTCAATTCTTCATCTTACTACCATGTAAACAAATCAGAATGATCTGGAAGTCACATATTTTTGTGAAAAGTCGGAAATTTCTGGTTATCATCAGAAACTGAAGCTATGTGTTGACTGGTTTGAAAGCAACGATGTATGATTCAACTATCTTTGAGTTTTTACCTTCATCTCGTTCCCTGCACAGGGAAAACGTGCAAACTGTATTTAGTTAGATTACAAGAACATTTTAACCACTTCAAGGAGCAGTTGTGGGTCAGATGAGAAGAGTGCATCTTATTCCAATTTCCAGGTTCATAACtcaattaaatgttttaatttctcCATTTGTTTACGTGTCTTTAATCGAGACACTGAAACTCAAATTGCTCCTGATGGAGGTgaggtcgtgtgtgtgtgtatgcctcTAGACAGTGAAAATGAGCCGTATAAATGAAGTCGATTTAAATATACAAATGACTGGCCAGGAAATTGGATTAAAGTTATTACCATACACAGCAGACAGTGAAAGTCTTTATTCGTAACAGTTTCCTGCAGTGTCTTCTATTTATATCAACAGTTGTAAGATGTTAAAAAAGGACACAGTAAGTTTGTGTTGAAAtgcttttattcactttaaaaagtcaTCTCCTTGTTAACTTCTCATCTTCCATAAAAAGCGTCAGGACTCGATGTGCAATATCAATGCAGCGATTATTTATCAAAGAACATCAAAAACCTCATGTAAACAAATCCAAACGAGCCAGAGTGAGAGCACTGACGTTAATGAATGCCACAGCAAATCATCTCTGTTCAAAATAATCTTGATTCAAAGTGCTGTAAGGTCCAGccaataaataaaactaatagGGATtacactttcttttcttttttaccaggcacagaaaaaaaaaaaaaactgaattcaaaTTTTCAGGTTCAACTTAATTTCTGACACCAAACTCTGACAGAAAAGGTTTCAAAATCAGTTATAAGAAATCATTAAAAGCATGTACAAAAGCGTGGgctgttcatttttctttccatctgtATTAACTATACACAATGACAAACCGAAAACCACATTGAAAGGAGATCCGTTTCACATTTAACCACTGATGATCGGAGTATTGCCTGGCCGGTTCATGGTGTGTGGATCTGTGCAGGGAGGAGCGGCGAGGTGAGGATCCAGCCTGCTGGACCTGTGAAGCGTCACCAGTCTTCTCCTCCGTTCCTCCGGTGAACAGTCGTGCTCTTCGTTCATTCTAACAGTCGCTTCTGCTTGGATCACTGCCCGAGACCAGGGACTGTCAGCACACACAGCAACAAGTGGAAGAGGCTGGGCGCCGTGACGGGTTTACCCTGTGCACTTGGAAAACGTCCCTTTATTTGGGTCAGAAGCAGCCGTCTTTCCAGCTGCTGTCGCGCAGGGCGCTCATGGCAGCCAGGCTTTTTGGGGAGTCAACAAACTGCagggaaaaacaagaaaatcccATTTTGCTCATGTCTGGATCTCCGTCGGGTGAAGGGAGAACTCGGACGTACCTGCGTGTGGGCTGGGTGATTTTACTCGCCCGTGGAACCGCGCTCGTTCCCACGAaggaggcggggcggggcagggagCTGCGGGGGATGGCGGACGGGCCGGTGGCGCCGGCCTTCAGGGCCTGCGGCAGCAGGCTGCCGCTGGGCTTCAGGGGCTGAGACAGGGCGGCGCTGCTGGGGATGGAGTGCAGGCTGGCGGAGGTGGACAGCGGGCTGGAGCGGGGCTCTGCTGCACCGTGGGGCTCACGTACGCCGTGGCCTTCAGGGGGTGTCGGGTCGTCGTCGGGAAGTTCCCCACGCTCTGGACCCGCTGGCTGAGTTGACCCGGGGAAGGAACTGCGGGGAAATATTGAGGTTGATCATCATGCAATCACTGCGTTTGAAGCAGGTGCGCCTTCAGACAAACGACGACGCACATTCAGTCGTTAATTCATGAACGAATAACGGAGCTCCGACTGATTTATTCATAAACACAAGATTCTTactggaggactggagccgTGCAAGCCCATTGGATGAGTCAAAGCTCTGGCTGCTCCGCAGGGAGGGCATCGCTGGCAGGGAGAGGGGCCGTGGGAGGGCGGGTTGACAGGGGAAGCCAGGCAAGGCATACTGGGAACGCtaggcatgctgggagctcgGATCAGGTTGGGCATGCTTCTCCGGAGCTTGTCTACGCAACAATATGAACAAATCAGGTCAGCAGTTCAGGCGTCAGGCTCGAGCGTTACAAGTCTTTCACTTACAACAGTTAAGGTAATACTTGTCCTTTTGAGAAATGTAAGATTCAATTAAGTCATTGATCTT from Salarias fasciatus unplaced genomic scaffold, fSalaFa1.1, whole genome shotgun sequence includes:
- the LOC115384756 gene encoding kelch repeat and BTB domain-containing protein 7-like — protein: MASALSCFSGPEVLEDSSHARSLVNELRALYDCRLLGDVTIGVECEEESLEPRGDIAQLFLCSRNVLAAASPYFKSMFTGGLNESMRDRVVIRGVDSESMSVIIDYCYTGRVTITEGNVQRLYAAANMLQLEYIRKACSSFMTRRLDLSNCVGILKFADTYDNPELKENAQAFIARNFSQVCNGDELCELDLVQLKELLSLDTLDVDCEKKVCSAALQWIEANAPQKKEDALQALKCVRWNLFTEKDKCYLESLMARPLIEKYLASFFNRSPEDGCGMPATLDVPKHRIGVSAKEMILFFGLPNDNIMCCDPYSEDLYFMAPPLEDLSNQDYKRSTMESLIACATPENNLYLASHLSKHFWLYNPVLNSWQELAERPLGRIHSGMGYLNGHVYLLGGRNPVTDARLKEVECYSVQRNQWTFVAPLPHSLGKMQVVALNDHLYVVNKRRMLCYDPKRNRWRHCGSLRRDKLHKACVFQEQIICVCDIPVVKAYSPTRGEWKRLGDIPIDSRALNYQVIQHNGKLLLLTQTLLQHNKNRVLIHEYDPARDTWKNVMAVYVSTLGPVCVSTRVYPVCLGSAHSFSTEEDDDSGSSADWDFDGLTDADSDSGSSSSFSDENW